One Natronomonas gomsonensis genomic window, TGTTCGTACTCGACGCCCGAGGCGCGGTCACCGTCGAAGGCGATTTCGGTGGCGTGGGCGCCGGTCTCGACGGTGAGGTTCGGCCGGTCGAGATGCGGCGTCAGGTAGGCTTTCGCGGCGCTGTGGCGTTTGCCCTTCTTTTGGGTGAGGTGATAGAGGCCGATGCCTTCCTGTCGGGCGCCGTTGAAGTCGGCGTTCCGTGGGTGGCCGACATCGGTTGCGGCTTCGACGAACGTCCGGGAGAGGTCGTTCGGTGACCGGGGGTTCGAGACGCACAGCGGGCCGTCGGTGCCGTGGTAGTCGCCGTCGCCGGGTTCGAACGTCTCGTTGCGCTTGAAGTAGGGAAGGGCGTCCTCGTAGGCCCACCCGTCGTTGCCGCGGTCGGCCCACTCGTCGTAGTCGTTGGGATGGCCCCGGATGTAAATCATCGCGTTGATTGAACTGGACCCGCCGAGGGTCTTCCCGCGTGGCCAGTACAACTCGCGGTCGGCCAGACCGGACTGGGGTTCGGTGTAGTACTCCCAGTCCACGTCGGTTTTGAACAGTTCCGGGAACGCCGCTGGGATGTGAACCTCGCGTTTCTCGTCTGGTTCGCCGGCCTCCAGTAGGAGGACGGAAGTGTCTGGGTCCTCGCTGAGACGGGAGGCGAGGACACAGCCGGCGGAGCCGGCGCCGACGACGACGTAGTCGTAGGCCGCTGTCTTGGTTGCCATACACTGCCACACTCGTGGGCGCATCATAAACCGTCGGACAGCGGCACGCCCCGCGGAACCGCTTCGAAGTGTTATATAAAACTTCTCCGTCACCTCTTCACACACCCCGTCCGCCCCCCGTACGGGGGTTTTCCGCCTCCATTTCAGCAACTTTTATATAGAACCACAGACAATCATTCGGACGACTATGGCACAACAGATGGGCAACCAGCCGATGATAGTTCTTTCCGAGGAGAGCCAGCGTACCTCCGGAAAGGACGCACAGTCGATGAACATCACCGCCGGGAAGGCGGTCGCCGAGTCGGTACGCACCACACTCGGCCCGAAAGGGATGGACAAGATGCTCGTCGACTCGACGGGCAACGTCGTCGTCACGAACGACGGCGTCACCATCCTCAAAGAGATGGACATTGAGCACCCGGCTGCGAACATGATTGTCGAGGTCGCCGAAACGCAGGAAGAGGAAGTCGGCGACGGCACGACCACGAGCGTCGTCATCGCCGGTGAACTCCTCTCGAAGGCCGAGGACCTCCTGGACCAGGACATCCACGCGACTATCCTCGCACAGGGGTACCGACAGGCCGCCGCCGAGGCCAAGGAAATCCTCGAGGACATCGCCATCGATGTCGACGCCGACGACAGCGAAGTCCTAGAGTCTATCGCTGCGACCGCGATGACCGGCAAGGGCGCCGAGGCATCGAAGGACCTGCTGGCCGAACTCGTCGTCGACGGGGTACAGGCCGTCGCCGACGGCGACGACATCGACACGGACAACATCAAAGTCGAGAAGGTCGTCGGCGGTGCCGTCGACGAGTCCGAACTCGTCGAGGGCGTCATCGTGGGCAAAGAGCGCGTCCACGACAACATGCCGTACTTCGCCGATGACGCAAACATCGCGCTGCTGTCGACGCCCATCGAGGTCAAGGAGACCGAAATCGACGCCGAGGTCAACGTCACCGACCCCGACCAGCTCCAGCAGTTCCTCGACCAAGAGGAACAGCAGCTCCGCCAGATGGTCGACCAGCTGAAAGAGGTCGGCGCCGACGTCGTCTTCTG contains:
- the thsA gene encoding thermosome subunit alpha is translated as MGNQPMIVLSEESQRTSGKDAQSMNITAGKAVAESVRTTLGPKGMDKMLVDSTGNVVVTNDGVTILKEMDIEHPAANMIVEVAETQEEEVGDGTTTSVVIAGELLSKAEDLLDQDIHATILAQGYRQAAAEAKEILEDIAIDVDADDSEVLESIAATAMTGKGAEASKDLLAELVVDGVQAVADGDDIDTDNIKVEKVVGGAVDESELVEGVIVGKERVHDNMPYFADDANIALLSTPIEVKETEIDAEVNVTDPDQLQQFLDQEEQQLRQMVDQLKEVGADVVFCQKGIDDMAQHYLAQEGIIAVRRAKKSDMKALARATGGRVISNIDDITEDDLGFAGSVAQKDIAGDEKIFVEDVEEAKAVTLILRGGTEHVVDEIERAIEDSLGVVRTTLEEGKVLPGGGAPEIALALGLRDYADSVGGREQLAVEAFADAVDVIPRTLAENAGLDPIDSLVDLRSQHADGADAAGLDAYTGEVIDMEDEGVVEPLRVKTQAIESATEAAVMILRIDDVIAAGDLKGGSSDDGDDDEMPGGPGGGMGGGMGGMGGMGGGMGGMM